One part of the Moorena sp. SIOASIH genome encodes these proteins:
- the tgt gene encoding tRNA guanosine(34) transglycosylase Tgt, translating to MNQQKINFSFQCQASCSHTKARAGVFVTPHGVVETPRFMPVGTLATVKTLTPAQLEVAGAQMVLANTYHLHLQPGEAIIKQAGGLHRFMGWNGPILTDSGGFQVFSLSQLRTITEEGVTFRSPRDGRMIDLTPERCMEIQHALGADVIMAFDECPPYPAERTEVELATQRTYRWLKRCIVAHNRPDQQALFGIVQGGVYLDLRQRAAESLVELDLPGYAIGGVSVGEPAELIHQIVETTAPLLPWHKPRYLMGVGTYREMVLAIASGIDLFDCVIPTRLGRHGTALVQGERWNLKNARFREDFSPLDASCPCYCCQNFSRAYLNHLVRSRESLGYMLLSGHNVTELIRFTQAIRAAILSDQFTTQFAQWLFTSC from the coding sequence TTGAATCAACAGAAAATTAATTTTTCATTTCAATGTCAGGCTTCCTGTAGCCACACTAAAGCAAGAGCTGGGGTGTTTGTTACACCCCATGGTGTGGTGGAAACTCCCAGGTTTATGCCAGTAGGCACCCTAGCAACGGTAAAAACTCTAACACCAGCCCAGTTAGAGGTAGCTGGGGCCCAAATGGTTTTGGCTAATACCTATCATCTCCATCTGCAACCGGGAGAAGCCATCATTAAACAAGCCGGTGGGCTGCATCGATTTATGGGTTGGAACGGACCAATCTTGACTGATTCTGGTGGGTTCCAGGTGTTTAGCTTAAGTCAGCTCCGTACTATTACCGAAGAGGGGGTGACCTTTCGATCTCCTCGGGATGGGCGGATGATTGATCTAACCCCAGAACGGTGTATGGAAATTCAGCATGCCTTGGGAGCAGATGTGATCATGGCATTTGATGAGTGTCCCCCCTATCCAGCTGAGCGAACTGAGGTGGAATTAGCAACTCAACGAACCTATCGCTGGCTCAAACGCTGTATTGTTGCCCACAATCGCCCCGATCAACAAGCTCTGTTTGGTATAGTTCAGGGTGGGGTGTACCTAGATTTGCGTCAAAGGGCTGCCGAATCCTTGGTCGAGTTGGATTTACCAGGTTATGCCATTGGTGGTGTCAGTGTGGGGGAACCGGCTGAATTGATTCACCAAATTGTCGAGACAACCGCTCCATTACTGCCATGGCATAAGCCTCGTTATCTGATGGGGGTCGGTACCTACAGGGAAATGGTTTTAGCGATCGCATCTGGCATAGACTTGTTTGACTGCGTTATTCCCACTCGCCTGGGACGTCATGGTACTGCCTTAGTGCAGGGGGAACGCTGGAACTTGAAAAATGCCCGGTTTCGGGAAGATTTTTCCCCCTTAGATGCCAGTTGTCCTTGCTATTGCTGTCAGAATTTTAGTCGTGCTTATTTGAACCATTTAGTGCGATCGCGTGAATCTCTAGGCTATATGTTACTCTCTGGGCACAATGTGACTGAGCTAATTCGGTTTACTCAAGCTATCAGGGCAGCCATCTTAAGTGATCAATTCACTACACAATTTGCTCAATGGCTGTTCACTTCATGTTAA
- a CDS encoding helix-turn-helix domain-containing protein: MNKCVCTTEAASLLGISSRRLRQLLEKGRVRGAYKSGKFWIIPLFNNLPQITKGSRGPKGKWRTNRAPAIAKINVNRNNIGSNIHKSPEERKPVISVKRSGNNIYGNQVEILGPCRIVYNPDKPLSCGARLWIETFSDVHFIGGSFPATS, encoded by the coding sequence ATGAACAAGTGTGTTTGTACTACCGAAGCAGCATCTCTCTTAGGTATTTCTTCTCGGCGATTGCGCCAACTTCTAGAGAAGGGTCGGGTTCGGGGTGCCTATAAAAGTGGGAAATTCTGGATTATTCCCTTGTTCAACAATCTCCCCCAAATAACCAAAGGCTCTAGAGGACCAAAAGGCAAATGGCGCACTAATCGTGCTCCGGCCATAGCTAAGATCAATGTCAACCGCAATAACATTGGCTCGAATATCCACAAAAGCCCCGAAGAACGGAAGCCAGTGATTTCCGTAAAACGAAGCGGCAACAATATATACGGCAACCAGGTAGAAATCCTTGGTCCGTGTCGGATTGTCTATAACCCAGATAAACCACTGTCTTGTGGTGCTCGTCTATGGATCGAAACCTTCAGTGATGTCCACTTCATTGGTGGCAGTTTCCCTGCCACTAGCTAA
- a CDS encoding BrnA antitoxin family protein, with protein sequence MSISPKRLEEIKTIPDSDIDTSDIPELDDHFWENAKMVKPITKKAISIRLDSDIIDWFKSQGKGYQSSINNVLRTYVNHQLKKSNH encoded by the coding sequence ATGAGTATCTCGCCCAAACGACTTGAAGAAATCAAAACTATTCCTGACTCTGACATTGATACTTCAGATATACCTGAGTTAGACGATCATTTTTGGGAAAATGCCAAAATGGTTAAACCAATTACTAAAAAAGCGATTTCTATTCGTTTAGATAGCGACATCATAGACTGGTTTAAAAGTCAAGGAAAAGGCTATCAATCATCGATTAATAACGTTCTTCGTACTTATGTCAATCATCAACTCAAGAAAAGTAATCATTGA
- the cobS gene encoding adenosylcobinamide-GDP ribazoletransferase codes for MKYFTGQQFREWGRQLFRSLSSAVTFYTIIPLPASWGMEFRGIARWAPMIGLLIGGILVILDTLLQQLGMPALTRSALVVVSWLALTGGLHLDGVIDTADGLAVPDPQRRLDVMADSTTGAFGAMAACTLLLIKTAALTDIGAYRWAALMGAAAWGRWGQVVAIAFYPYLRPTGKGAFHKPWIRIPQDILLGLFVVLSLSLVPVLLDPTNTWLSLTMAIGGCAIALLTGGWFHRQLGGHTGDTYGAVVEWTEALFLCLLTVILH; via the coding sequence ATGAAGTATTTCACTGGACAACAATTTAGGGAATGGGGACGTCAACTTTTCCGTTCTTTAAGTAGTGCTGTAACTTTTTATACTATTATCCCTTTACCAGCTAGCTGGGGAATGGAGTTTCGGGGCATTGCCCGTTGGGCACCGATGATCGGATTGCTGATTGGGGGGATACTGGTAATATTAGATACTTTATTGCAACAGTTGGGGATGCCAGCACTTACTCGCTCTGCTTTAGTTGTGGTCAGCTGGCTTGCCCTGACTGGAGGATTACACTTAGATGGGGTGATAGACACAGCTGATGGTTTAGCAGTTCCAGATCCCCAGCGCCGTTTAGATGTGATGGCAGATAGTACTACAGGAGCGTTTGGAGCTATGGCCGCCTGTACTCTATTACTGATAAAAACCGCTGCGCTAACTGATATCGGGGCTTACCGGTGGGCAGCTTTGATGGGAGCAGCTGCTTGGGGACGCTGGGGACAAGTAGTAGCGATCGCATTTTATCCCTATCTCAGACCCACCGGTAAAGGGGCATTTCACAAACCATGGATACGTATTCCCCAAGATATTCTCTTGGGATTATTCGTTGTCTTAAGTTTATCTCTAGTGCCAGTGTTGCTAGATCCGACAAATACTTGGTTATCTTTAACCATGGCCATTGGAGGATGTGCGATCGCTCTACTGACTGGCGGCTGGTTTCACCGCCAGCTGGGGGGACATACTGGAGACACTTACGGAGCAGTAGTGGAATGGACAGAAGCACTGTTTCTGTGCTTACTGACCGTCATCCTCCACTAA
- a CDS encoding family 10 glycosylhydrolase, with translation MVFRSSDSSNWQWYLSKQLTPLIGDLTRVKSNPIEPKTIVVSTLIGLLLNCLPWSPAARAETVQLGVVKSLDNQGHWSGITERLHSIGVNYCIVDLTEVKKASDFHNTNLLFLPNVEFLHPKQFQALQEWIAQGGKVIVSGPTGLLSKPDIRKQLRELLGAYWGFAMTQPSILHPSPDSNQTWVQDTGITGIIQGGTLIPADLNSTTVAVWSQVDKPPAVVTSNNATFFGWRWGIDRVAPAEVDSAWLRAALGRYDVQVTDAQLSDVQLTTDSSTSSESSDHSPQHCRDIETTIAQKQVETEDSESGNNTDASANPTNSQLAPSPKPAKAPPPRYRRRIRTLKQATSMERELENLIGRFESALLRAYAANSNLNLSTGAAIEQFVTAGAKQVSETSEETEETTDETDLATDSAIEALNQARVGLENFRRAVARREYQKASQLWMTARNTLWENYPTDHKLAQSEIRAIWLDRGTIVKAKSEKDLAKIFDKLATAGFHTVFFETVNASYTIYPSAIAPEQNPLVEGWDPLKAAVKLAHERGMELHAWVWMFAAANQRHNAVLDQPADYLGPVLSKNPGWGILDNEKRLFHKRTRKAFLDPANPEVRDYLTQLLEEIASRYEVDGIQLDYIRYPFQDPKAGHTFGYGKAAREQFQVLTGVDPIEIDPKDQNLWQQWTDFRVQQIDTLVKSVSQMLRQKRPDLIISAAVFPMPREERLQKIQQNWEDWASRGEIDLMVPMTYALETEELQKLAQPWLKKSSLSSALVLPGIRLLNLPDIVAVDQIQLLRDLPAPGYALFAVENLNDNLRGILTRTQGQQEPTTEVQVPYRQPFLAAAERYQALQQEWSFMLANNQIVIGEPDLSEWGQQADTLSLLLNRLADKPSMMSLLSAQLSISSFRTRFQTWMFGQSVEQPYQVQVWDNRLEAIQRLLRYGERTLQNPPLASGRETATNEVDITEGFDP, from the coding sequence ATGGTGTTCAGGAGTAGTGATAGTTCCAATTGGCAGTGGTATTTGTCCAAGCAGCTAACCCCCTTGATCGGAGATTTAACCAGAGTCAAATCTAATCCTATCGAGCCCAAGACTATTGTCGTTAGTACCTTGATCGGGCTTTTGCTCAATTGTCTACCATGGTCACCAGCTGCTAGAGCTGAAACGGTGCAACTGGGGGTAGTTAAGAGTCTGGATAATCAAGGGCATTGGTCTGGCATTACCGAACGCTTACATTCAATTGGAGTTAACTACTGTATTGTTGACTTGACTGAGGTTAAGAAAGCCTCTGACTTCCATAACACTAACTTGCTATTTTTGCCCAATGTCGAGTTCCTCCACCCAAAACAATTCCAAGCCTTACAGGAGTGGATCGCACAAGGAGGAAAAGTGATTGTTAGCGGTCCGACTGGGTTACTTTCCAAACCTGACATCCGCAAACAATTGCGTGAGCTTTTGGGTGCCTATTGGGGGTTTGCGATGACTCAACCCTCTATCCTCCATCCTTCCCCAGACAGTAACCAAACATGGGTGCAGGATACTGGAATTACAGGTATCATTCAGGGTGGTACTCTTATTCCTGCTGATCTTAATTCCACTACTGTTGCAGTCTGGAGTCAGGTTGACAAGCCCCCTGCTGTAGTAACCTCTAATAATGCTACGTTTTTTGGTTGGCGCTGGGGTATCGATCGGGTAGCTCCGGCGGAGGTCGATAGTGCTTGGTTACGAGCAGCTCTTGGTCGCTATGATGTCCAAGTCACTGATGCCCAGCTCAGTGATGTCCAACTCACCACTGATTCATCTACATCTTCGGAATCCTCTGATCACTCACCACAACATTGTCGGGATATCGAAACTACTATTGCCCAGAAACAGGTGGAAACAGAAGATTCAGAGTCTGGCAATAACACAGATGCTTCCGCCAACCCTACCAATTCCCAATTAGCCCCGTCACCCAAGCCAGCAAAAGCGCCACCACCGCGATATAGAAGACGAATTCGAACCCTAAAGCAAGCCACTTCGATGGAGCGGGAGTTGGAAAATCTGATTGGTCGGTTTGAAAGTGCTTTGCTAAGAGCCTATGCAGCTAACAGTAATCTGAATTTATCTACAGGCGCTGCTATCGAACAATTTGTCACTGCTGGTGCGAAGCAAGTGTCGGAAACCTCCGAGGAAACAGAGGAAACAACGGATGAAACTGACTTAGCTACTGACTCAGCTATTGAAGCATTGAATCAGGCCAGAGTGGGTTTGGAAAACTTCCGTCGAGCAGTGGCTCGCAGGGAGTATCAAAAGGCAAGTCAGCTGTGGATGACAGCACGAAATACCCTATGGGAAAACTACCCAACTGATCATAAACTAGCCCAGTCAGAGATTCGAGCAATTTGGCTAGACCGGGGTACTATTGTTAAAGCCAAGTCTGAAAAAGATTTAGCTAAGATTTTTGACAAATTGGCTACAGCTGGTTTTCACACGGTCTTTTTTGAAACGGTTAACGCTAGTTATACTATTTACCCGAGTGCGATCGCACCAGAGCAAAATCCCCTGGTTGAGGGATGGGATCCCCTAAAAGCGGCAGTGAAGTTAGCCCATGAACGAGGGATGGAATTGCACGCTTGGGTTTGGATGTTTGCTGCAGCTAACCAGCGGCACAATGCGGTTTTGGATCAACCAGCAGACTATCTAGGACCAGTGCTATCGAAGAATCCAGGCTGGGGAATCTTGGATAACGAAAAACGTCTGTTTCACAAGAGAACTAGAAAGGCATTTCTTGACCCGGCTAATCCGGAAGTGCGGGATTATCTAACCCAGCTATTAGAAGAAATAGCCAGCCGCTATGAAGTGGATGGGATTCAGCTCGACTATATTCGCTACCCGTTTCAAGACCCCAAAGCTGGTCATACCTTTGGCTATGGTAAGGCAGCCCGTGAACAGTTCCAGGTATTGACCGGTGTTGACCCCATTGAGATTGACCCAAAGGATCAGAACTTATGGCAACAGTGGACAGATTTTCGTGTACAGCAAATCGACACTTTAGTCAAGTCAGTGTCACAAATGCTGCGCCAGAAACGTCCCGACTTGATTATATCTGCTGCTGTGTTTCCCATGCCTAGGGAAGAGCGATTGCAAAAAATCCAACAAAACTGGGAAGATTGGGCGTCTCGGGGTGAGATTGACCTGATGGTACCGATGACTTATGCGTTGGAAACGGAAGAGTTACAGAAATTAGCCCAGCCATGGCTAAAAAAATCATCCCTCAGCTCAGCGTTAGTTTTGCCAGGAATTCGCCTATTGAATTTGCCCGATATTGTAGCAGTTGACCAAATTCAACTGCTGCGAGATTTACCAGCTCCTGGCTATGCCCTATTTGCAGTAGAAAATCTCAATGATAATCTCAGGGGTATCTTGACTCGTACTCAAGGACAACAAGAGCCTACCACTGAAGTACAAGTACCTTACCGTCAACCGTTCCTAGCTGCAGCAGAACGTTATCAGGCTCTGCAACAGGAATGGAGTTTTATGTTAGCAAATAATCAAATCGTGATTGGGGAACCAGACCTTTCAGAGTGGGGACAACAAGCCGATACCCTCTCCCTGTTGCTGAATCGACTAGCGGACAAGCCATCCATGATGAGCTTGCTATCAGCACAATTGTCCATTTCATCCTTCCGTACTCGCTTTCAAACGTGGATGTTTGGACAATCGGTTGAGCAACCGTATCAAGTCCAGGTATGGGACAATCGTCTGGAAGCGATCCAACGATTATTGCGCTATGGTGAGCGGACGCTCCAAAATCCACCATTAGCTAGTGGCAGGGAAACTGCCACCAATGAAGTGGACATCACTGAAGGTTTCGATCCATAG
- a CDS encoding photosystem II reaction center protein K, which translates to MEAALLLAKLPEAYSIFGPVVDVLPVIPVFFLLLAFVWQAAVGFR; encoded by the coding sequence ATGGAAGCTGCACTCCTGTTAGCAAAATTACCCGAAGCTTACTCTATTTTTGGTCCAGTGGTGGACGTTTTACCAGTCATCCCTGTGTTCTTCTTGCTGCTAGCCTTTGTCTGGCAAGCCGCCGTGGGTTTCCGGTAA
- a CDS encoding recombinase family protein, which yields MRKYADNGTIKWEKTPGGTRLFDTESLLSLGRRQSRQSATICYCRVSSGKQRDDLARQIAYMHSLFPEAEIIFDVGSGLNYKRKELRAILERLMRCDQLTIVVACRDRLTRGSNPSHGFELIEYLVGLNCGKILVFDQPENCF from the coding sequence TTGAGGAAGTATGCAGACAATGGCACCATCAAATGGGAAAAAACGCCAGGCGGCACCAGACTCTTTGACACAGAAAGCTTGCTCAGTCTTGGGCGACGACAGTCGAGACAGTCAGCAACTATCTGTTACTGCCGAGTCAGTAGTGGCAAACAAAGAGACGACCTTGCTCGACAAATCGCCTATATGCACTCCCTCTTTCCGGAAGCAGAAATCATCTTTGACGTCGGTTCAGGACTCAACTACAAAAGGAAAGAACTTAGAGCCATACTGGAACGACTTATGCGCTGTGATCAGCTCACGATTGTTGTTGCCTGTAGAGACAGACTCACCCGTGGGAGCAATCCCTCCCACGGGTTTGAACTCATTGAGTACTTGGTCGGTCTCAACTGTGGAAAAATCCTGGTTTTCGACCAACCTGAAAATTGTTTTTGA
- a CDS encoding PPC domain-containing protein, translating into MSKAFAAWFSWVIPVAATLLATSVTAPVARAQNLYNPQPISHSKEIVDTLTQKDIPIGDGGFARDYVVTLDAGDQVAIDLISDNFDTMISVIASDGSTVAENDDGPDGSTNSLLFARITETDEYIIRVRAFGSTGGGTFRLKITRLKPI; encoded by the coding sequence ATGAGTAAAGCTTTTGCTGCTTGGTTTAGCTGGGTTATACCTGTGGCAGCAACGTTGTTGGCAACGAGCGTAACTGCACCGGTAGCCAGAGCACAAAACCTGTACAATCCGCAGCCGATTTCTCATAGCAAAGAAATTGTTGACACCCTGACTCAGAAAGATATTCCGATCGGGGATGGTGGTTTTGCCCGAGACTATGTAGTAACTCTTGATGCGGGAGACCAAGTTGCCATCGACCTGATCTCAGACAACTTTGACACGATGATCTCTGTGATCGCTTCTGATGGTTCTACGGTAGCGGAAAATGATGATGGACCAGATGGCAGTACTAACTCATTGTTATTTGCTCGCATTACTGAGACAGATGAGTACATTATCAGGGTGCGTGCCTTTGGCTCAACCGGCGGTGGTACCTTCAGATTAAAGATAACCCGACTTAAACCAATTTAG
- a CDS encoding CHASE2 domain-containing serine/threonine-protein kinase encodes MSAQLVKVATEESPNNSKLSPQAENPSPPPPKPTKAWSRLKRLGEYVGINPALIASLAVTGLMLGSKHLGMLQFFELKAFDRMIELRPALPPDDRLLVVEVTEPDLKGTTAPGGSSIKDAVMYEVLQKLEQHQPAVIGVDIFRDSPVEPGHAEFSELLQSSDRIIPICYRGQSEASSVAAPPNISQHRVGFVNLLEDPDGIVRRAPLFFDNTSDNTSIVGCTTRLSFGFQLARSYLEQRGIKPENISRKQMKLGKTVYNKISPTAGGYQKGDTGGYQILLNYRSADHLVETVTLTKVLNEEIEPDLVKDRIVLIGMNAPSIKDDDFLTPYSFAQKESKHMQGVMIHGQIVSQLLSGALGEGRGQFWFWSEWTEGLWIWGWTLIGGVLVGVSRNTRQLVLSESIALGILLGTSYLLFLNSGWIPVVAPALALILSGTGVMTYTGYKAKQESIKAEQERRKIEAKAQEQEQNLALLQALLKEKNETISSTNTKTIPIPQTDLSQEDSTAIWNPTAGADPDGTSVEYRPQHNLLAGRYQTKRVLGSGGFGLIHLAEDTQRPGSPQCVVKQLKPARSDPQFLKIARRLFRTEAEILEILGNHLKIPRLLAYFEEDQVFYLVEEYIPGESLSDELPVDKRLGVKEVADILKDILEILVFIHKYGVIHRDIKPGNIIRRQTDGQLVLIDFGAVKQIKSPDQSQDGNATVAIGSRGYAPPEQLAGHPSFNSDIYALGMIGIQGLTGIRPYQLPISPETGEVIWRNLADVPEEFAQIIEKMVSYHFADRYQSAEVILQDFSKVIGG; translated from the coding sequence ATGAGTGCTCAGCTGGTAAAAGTGGCCACAGAAGAGTCACCAAACAACTCAAAACTTAGCCCCCAGGCGGAAAATCCCTCCCCCCCGCCCCCAAAACCGACGAAAGCTTGGTCGCGGCTGAAACGCTTGGGGGAATATGTTGGGATAAACCCAGCATTGATAGCGAGTTTGGCGGTAACTGGTTTAATGCTAGGGTCTAAGCACCTAGGAATGTTGCAGTTTTTTGAGTTAAAGGCTTTCGACCGGATGATAGAGCTGCGACCAGCTTTACCACCGGATGACCGCCTCTTAGTAGTAGAGGTGACTGAGCCAGATTTAAAAGGCACAACAGCTCCAGGAGGGTCTTCAATCAAAGATGCTGTAATGTATGAGGTATTACAGAAGTTGGAGCAACATCAACCCGCTGTCATTGGTGTCGATATCTTTCGAGACAGTCCAGTAGAACCGGGTCATGCTGAATTTTCTGAACTACTGCAAAGTAGCGATCGCATAATCCCAATTTGCTATCGGGGTCAATCAGAAGCATCCAGTGTTGCAGCCCCCCCAAACATTTCTCAGCATCGTGTAGGCTTTGTTAATCTACTTGAAGACCCCGATGGAATCGTCCGGCGGGCTCCATTATTTTTTGACAATACCAGTGATAATACCAGCATCGTGGGTTGCACCACCAGATTATCATTCGGCTTTCAGTTAGCCCGAAGCTATTTGGAACAGCGGGGAATCAAGCCCGAAAACATCTCCCGAAAACAGATGAAGCTAGGAAAAACAGTCTATAACAAGATATCTCCTACTGCTGGAGGTTACCAAAAGGGGGATACGGGAGGCTACCAAATTTTATTGAATTACCGCTCTGCTGATCACCTTGTCGAGACCGTTACCTTAACTAAGGTTCTGAATGAGGAAATTGAACCGGACTTGGTCAAAGACCGGATTGTCCTAATCGGTATGAATGCTCCTAGTATCAAAGATGATGACTTCTTAACACCCTACAGTTTTGCTCAAAAAGAAAGCAAGCATATGCAAGGAGTCATGATACATGGTCAAATCGTCAGTCAACTGCTCAGTGGCGCACTTGGAGAGGGAAGAGGACAGTTTTGGTTTTGGTCTGAGTGGACAGAAGGCTTGTGGATTTGGGGTTGGACACTAATAGGGGGCGTGTTAGTTGGGGTAAGCCGCAACACTCGACAGTTAGTACTGTCTGAGAGTATTGCTCTAGGTATTTTGCTCGGAACATCCTACCTGCTATTTCTCAACTCAGGATGGATACCTGTCGTGGCACCTGCGTTGGCATTAATCCTTTCGGGTACTGGTGTAATGACTTACACCGGTTACAAGGCTAAACAGGAGAGCATAAAAGCAGAGCAAGAGCGCCGCAAAATTGAAGCAAAAGCTCAAGAACAGGAACAGAACTTGGCCTTGTTACAGGCATTGTTGAAAGAAAAAAACGAAACCATCTCCAGCACTAACACCAAAACTATACCGATACCACAAACCGATTTATCTCAAGAAGATTCCACAGCAATTTGGAACCCAACAGCGGGTGCAGACCCTGATGGCACATCGGTAGAGTACCGACCCCAACATAACCTTCTAGCTGGACGCTACCAAACCAAGCGTGTTCTTGGTTCCGGTGGGTTTGGTCTAATCCATCTAGCAGAAGATACTCAGCGACCTGGTTCACCCCAGTGTGTGGTCAAGCAATTGAAACCGGCTCGTAGCGATCCGCAATTCTTGAAAATTGCCAGACGCCTATTCCGCACTGAAGCAGAAATATTAGAAATCTTGGGTAATCATTTAAAGATTCCTAGACTACTAGCTTATTTTGAAGAAGATCAAGTATTTTACTTAGTGGAAGAATATATTCCCGGTGAGTCCCTTAGTGACGAATTGCCAGTAGATAAACGGCTTGGAGTGAAGGAAGTCGCGGATATCCTGAAAGATATCTTAGAAATTCTGGTCTTTATCCACAAATACGGCGTCATCCACCGGGATATCAAACCTGGCAATATTATCCGTCGTCAAACTGATGGTCAACTGGTACTAATTGACTTTGGAGCAGTTAAACAGATTAAAAGCCCAGACCAGAGTCAGGACGGAAATGCTACGGTTGCCATTGGCTCTCGGGGTTATGCCCCACCAGAGCAATTAGCCGGACACCCCAGTTTCAATAGTGATATTTATGCTTTAGGTATGATTGGGATTCAAGGATTAACTGGCATTCGTCCCTATCAATTGCCCATTTCCCCAGAAACTGGTGAAGTGATCTGGCGTAATCTGGCAGATGTACCTGAAGAATTTGCCCAAATTATAGAAAAGATGGTGAGCTATCATTTCGCTGACAGATACCAGTCAGCTGAGGTAATCCTGCAAGATTTCTCCAAAGTGATTGGTGGGTGA